A window of Oncorhynchus masou masou isolate Uvic2021 chromosome 16, UVic_Omas_1.1, whole genome shotgun sequence genomic DNA:
ATTAAGGAAGAAATACGCAACATCATCATGGGGTAAAAATCTGGTACATTTCACCAGATGTATCATATTTTGATATCAAACCAGCGGCGATCACCAGAACAGATATGATGATGTGATTTCAGTCAATCtttacatacactgaacaaaaatataaacgcaacatgcaacaatttcaacatgTTTACTGAGTTGCAATTCGTAGAAGGAAATCAACCAATTGatatgaattcattaggccctaatctatggattgcacatgattgggaatacggatatgtatctgttggtcatagataccttaaaaaaaggtaggggtgtgatcagaaaaccagtcagtatctggtatgacCACTACTTgtctcatgcagcacaacacatgTGCTTTGCATacagttgattgtggcctgtgaaatgttgtcACATTCCTCGTCAATGGCTGTGCCAAGTTGCTGGATatcggcaggaactggaacatgctgttgtacacgttgatccagagcatcccaaacatgctcagtgggtgccatgtctggtgagtatgcaggacatggaagaactgggatattttcagcttccaggaatcgTGTACAAATTGCTATGACATGGGGCtgtgttcacaacattgacatcagcaaacccctcgcccacatgacaccatacacattgtctgccatctgcctggtacagttgaaaccgagaTTCAtatgtgaagagcacacttctccagcgtgccagtggccatcgaaggtgtgcatttgcccactgaagtcggttatgatGCTGAACTGCAGAAAGGTCAAGATCtttggtgaggacaacgagcacgcagaagagcttccctgagacagtttctgacaggttgtgcagaaattctttggttgtgcaaacccagagtttcatcagctgtccagatggttggtctcagacaatcccgcaggtgaagaagacggatgtggaggtcctgggctggcatggttacacatggtctgcagttgtgaggccggttggaacgTACTGCCAAATAACTAAAATTATGCTGGAGGTGACTTACGGTAGAGAAACTAACATTCAattgtctggcaacagctctggtggacattcctgcagtcagcatgcaaattgcatGCACCCTCAAAACACAAGACATcagttgcattgtgttgtgtgacaaaagtgtacattttagagtggccttctgtccccagcacaaggtgcacctgtgtaatgatcatgctgtttaatcagcttcttgatatgccatacctgacaggttatcttggcaaaggagaaatgctcactaaaagaGATGTGCGTATgaaaagctttttgtgtgtatggaacattccTGGGATCTTTTacttcaactcatgaaacatgggaccaacacattacatgttacgtttatatttttgttcagtataattcccCCAACTCTTACAAAGGTAAATATACCCTCTATCAAATCATTGTTAGGATCTTTGAAACGTATTTGACTAGTAATAGGCGTACAGCATTCCCTTATAAAACAACATTTTTCTGATACATCTGTAAAAATAGAGTAGATTTATAAAGAGTAGAGTAGATTCATAAACCGATAAACACCCTGGTGTTTAACGTTTTGTGTGTTCAATTTCAGTTTCGCACACAGAAAAATGAACCCACTCAACCCACTAAAAGTGAACCCACTGAACCCACTAATTTTTTTTAGATGTTCCTTACACCCAAAAACAATGTCCTTGTGACGTCCCATGACAATTTTTTGCGTGCTGGGATAGTACAATGGATTCACATCTTCTCTTGCGACTACTGAACTTTTCCCTGGCTGaacactggaacacagactgtAGGCTATGACAAGACAGCCCCTTATAAACGAAAGTTATGGCAGAGCAAACAGAGCCTGGTTAATTCTGATATGGTCTCCACAGAGAGGCTCTGATACCCATCAGGGCCCAAGACTTATCGGCGGTGACAAACCCTGTTAGCAACCAGCCCTAGAGTGCTGCGACTGGAAACTGACTGTGAGAGGGAGGACGCTGGAAGCTAAACGGCTCATGTTTAGATGAGATCAGTGTGGCAACATGTATCTGTTTTCTAACAGAAACAATGTTATGTTCACGAGCAGCACAAGAGCACTGGAGGTCGCATGATCCAGATAATTGATGGAGATAAGCACTCATGCTAAATGCAGGTTAAGTCCATTGATCTTTTGTTAAAGTCAATTTGTTAAGTTGTAACATACAAAACCTATTTTCTTTGAATGTTTCAGGAGCACAGAAACTGTGGACAGTGCTTCATTGGCCCTCTAGCATAACATAAACAGCAATAATAATGAATGTAGGCCTTAACCTTTTAGAAGCATGAgttactatattctactctataaTTCAGAATTGAACAATAAGAAAATACTTACTATGAAAGGCTACAGCTGTACTGATTAACAGCAATTGTACACTGCTTCAGAGGCAGCGCGATAGACAAGTGAATCAGAACTAGAGCTTTAGTGACACcatgtggttaaggtaaggcattacTATCAATTTCTGGATGTAAAAGAAACCTGATTACAaatcaaatccatttttatttgtcacatgcgctgaatacaacaggcagaccttaccgtgaaatgcttattacaagcctttaaccaacaatgaaaTTCAATAAATAGTGTAtttaaatatttactaaataaactataataaaaatataataaaaaagtaacaataaaataacgaggctatatacttggggtaccggtaccgagtcaatgtgcgggggggtacaggttagtcgaggttaATGAAAAAGTCACAAACCTTGATCGACCTAAAGAATTTAAATTCTACTTGAACTAATGAAATATCCAAAGCATTAGTGACCAAGGCAAGTGTAACTGTACTCACCTGATGCTGAAGCAAAGCACCCTGGGATGTGAGGAGACCACAGTGTGCTGTAGATGACCCCTTCATGACCCTGAAGGGTGCAGAGCGACTGGCCGCCACGGCTGAGATCCCACTGTTGGAACAACAACTCCACTCATAAAACAAAGCCATGCGATTTGTTTTCATCCAATCCAGTTTGacgatcagtgtgtgtgtgatgccaaTACTACCACCGCCATTTTGAAACACACCACTTTGGCTGTGCGGTCCCATGAGCCTGACACCACCAGGTTCTCCTCCCGGGTCTGACTCCAGTCTACAGAATAGACCTGGGAGAACAGGAAGTCCATCAACTAAAACTAGACTAGCAGAAAATGTGTCACATATGATAATGCATGGACCAGTAGGCTACAGTGATAACATTGTCCTTCAGTAATTATACTGTACTTACAACAGTATTACAATGACGTATTGTAAGATGGAACCCTAAAATTGTATGCTTATAATAGTTACATTGGTAATATGATGATAAGCTCATGCAAGGTAACAAGCCCACCTCTTGTGTGTGCTCTTTGAGCACCTGCAGTGGCCCGGGCTGGGGGTTGGCTGTGTCCCAGACCTGCAGAGACCCGTCTCCTCCTCCGGTCAACAGGATATGCTCATTACTCTCACTCCACGTCACGTCAAACAGACCATCATTCCAGTCAAAACTGCATGAGACAGAGGTAGCAATACGGGGAGAGGATGCATCAGCGTAGCTGTTTGAGTGACTGTTGAATGTGTGATGCATTGTTGTCAAACTGTGTCAGTATGAGAAATTCAATGTTGGAAAGTTGATTACCTTTTCACAAGACAGATCCCGGTCTCGGTCTGCTCCAGCACAAGCAGTGTCCCACATCCTTGAgaacacacgcccacacacacacttcattagAATGAATGCAAGTAAGCATTGCATTAAAGTGCAACAAGTTCTTGGTTTCATGATAACACTATGGAACCTAGCTAAAAACAATGGATGTCATATTGTAATCGCCGATAGTAACCCACAATAAATATACACTTGCAGTCTCGAAACTCTCAACCCGTCAATCACAATGTGACATTCACCTGAGCCCTGCTCTTCGATTTTGTCGTGGCGAGATTAATTTATGAAATCTACACAGATTAATTTATGAAATAGTCTACACCGTTTATTCACCTGCAATCCCATAATACTGGGATGTCGCACACGCCAACCGTGTTGGAATAAACGGTGATATCTCCACTGCATAGCCGTGTCGAGCTGGGAACTTGAATGTCTTCATAACCTCTCAAGTTGTTTGGTGAGTTGTACTATGTCACTGCCTCGTCAAACAGAGCAACACTTGGTTGTAATGTTTAACCTGCCCAAAATAGTTGTGTGCGCGCATAGTTTTATGGAAATACAATAGGCTACACCGTAACAAAGCTTTATTAATCAGGAACGTAAACATATATTGTTAATAAACATTAATCTCTAGTGTATGGTCTCAACACTTCCTCGTTTGCGAGATCACCACGGAAGAACAAAGATCACAAGCCTTCTGATTGGTGAGTGATTTTTTGCAAGCTCCTCATTGGTCGAATGGCTTTGAGCACTGATTTACTGATCCCAAATCAGCCCTTGTGTGATTTTTAAGGGGCTTCGATTAACCTCACCCGGGTGCCCTGTAAGAATGTTTTCCCGGGTAAAAGTTGATTGTATTTATTTTGGAACCGGTCTGACTCCCAAGCGTGAGCCAGGTGCCCCGTTCAAAGCACTTGGCGAAGTCGGCACAAAACAAAGTGACGTAAGAGcatgtggagtaatgagtaggattctgtTATCGCATGCAAAATGGATTGCTATTTAGCTTCatctgccttcccaatgaaaacgAGTTAGACAATTCAAACATGTATTTTATGGAAGATAGATATAGACTGTGTTTATGGACGATGCACCATGCTGACGATGCACcgtgctgccttgttgacaaaaTGAACAAGCGGCATTGATTACTGTTCGATTTGAGTGGGAGCTCCTCCCTATCGTGTTTCGCCCTATGACATAACGGGTCTTTGCCTGGTGCCTCACGGTTCAGCATAATCGATACCCCCCATTATGAGCAAACGGCTGAACACATACAGTGGCTACAACTTTAATAATTGTATAGAACCTAGtcatatattttattattatctTTGTTCTCTATGGTCCAAATTCATGTCTATGGATTGGATAATGGATATCGAATGGTTGAATTAACTTCATCACAAGGTGGCGACATTGCCGTGGGTGTCTGTAATCACTCACTTGAACGTATCAACCATCTTCTACTTTATGTAATTTAAATAATCTTATTTGTCACCTGTAGTGTACCATTTCAAATGGTTAGGTTTATTGTTTTTTGCTTGGTAACTTTATATGGTGTGATAATACTCACTGAAAATAATCACAATGACTATTTTAATCATTCAAGAAAAGTCACTTGTTGCAACTTGATCACAAATGTTTAAAATGATAATAACAATTGTATGACTTAGATCATTTTGTTGAGTGTTCGGCAATTCAGGTTTGAAGTACAAAGTTAGGTATTTAGGCCTCCTTACCTCGGCTTCATTTGAAGAGATTTAATCAGTCTTAAATTTATGTAAGAACATGAAATCCGTTGAGTTATCGATGTGATTTTTATTTTTGGCGCATAAACTGGTAAAAAATATTGTTATTAGGCTACGCGGCAAAAAAAGGGCACATTGATAACCGAGAGATGATGCGTAGCGTCGGACACATTAAACTGATAAAAACAATTTCGCAAAATAACCATAATCATATTGAATCGATAAACATTAGATGTAATACATTCTAAACGATAATGATGAAGCCTACTAAAAAGGTGTGCAGACCAGCCCAGGCTAGCCCACAGCATCCGCCATTTGACGTTTCTGTGGTTCATGTGCGCCTTTGATTTATGACAGGACTTCAAAGCGCTCGCCCCGGCGTGAGAACCAGTCCGGAGCAAAGCATATAACCCGCGGATTTATGACCGAACGCTGTTCCCATGATTGTCGGTGGGCAGCAGGCGCTGTTTGTCGTAATCCCCATTCACTTGGAAATGCTGATACTTTTTCTTTTAAGGAATTGAATGGTGTGACAGTGATTTACTAATGTAAATCTTTCTAACAGACCCAGGATAAAGAGAGTGGATTAGGCCAGCATAAAGATCCATCTTGGGAGGAGTGACCAAAGTTGTTTAGCCTTTATACTTCTGTTCCAAACCAGCGGTTTATCAGGGCTGTTGATACCCTGTATTCGCGTTGACAAGTTCTTTCTCCAAGGGAGAAATGGAACCAGACTCTTTACAGATTCTCCTTTTCCCCCTTTGAATACCATTAAGCATTGCCATAAGCTAACCAATGCAATCAACTAGAGGTGCAGTCTAAAAGTGACACAACAGACACATAAAATGGATATATTTTAAAATGTCAAGGTCTATATGTCCCTGTAGTAGATATAATTACAGAAGAGGGTGAGTTTTTGATGGGAAAGGCTAGATACATTTTGGTGACTGATTTACAACTCTGTGTATAAGCTACCAGACAGTGCCAGACGGTGCCAGTTATGCAATTATACTTATGTGTGTCTCTCTTAGGGAGTTTTGTTTTGTCTCAAAAACAAATAACAGGAAAGATGAATATTTTCCCTCACCAAAAGACTGAACATATACTTTGTGGTCTTCAATTTGtgacttgtaaaaaaaaaaaaagcttttaaTATGGTACTATAGTATTGGCAGTGGCACACACACTGGTTCCATTGATCTGTGGTGAAACAAAGAAGAATATACTTGTGAGTGgccaaatatttaaaaaaatgtttaatcaGTGACATCCATAGAGGGCTGTTTGCAAAGAAACGGTTATATAAAAATACAAGTTATACTAGTATCATTCAACTCCAGTTGGAACTGGGATGTGatgtgttgtttttgtacattcaaaaaaaaaaaatgctgctGTCGTGTTTCCAGCAGCAAATTGAAGTGCATTATACCAAATATGTCTTCCTCCATCTTCAATATAGCTTCGAGTTCATCTAATATTCATACATATTTACAAACTTGTTAGTTCATGGATTTGAGTAGATACACACTACATTGATTCATGTGTTGACTTATTATATCCAAAACCTGTGGTTCTTCCTCCAATGTCCTTCATCTGATTGATTGGAGCAACTCCAAACTAAAGACACTGCTGTGTGATTGTTAATCACACTATTTTCCACCAAGAGTGGAGATCGAAGCAAAACAAAACTTCTACTGGATTTCGTTTCCATTTCTCAAATTCTGAAAATATTGCTCATAACAACGTGAATTAAACAGCCAATGTTGGGGAAACACTTGCTCTAAAGCAATAGTGACAGTGAAAGAAAATTGTGGAAACAAACTGACACTGAAGAGGGAGAAAATGGAGTCTAGAGATGTCTAATTTGAGTgctgttctttaataaaaataaaacattagtACATTTTAAGTGGATCTAAttatccacactctctctctctctctctctctctctctctcttctctctctctctcccatgagaGAGCTTGCATGCATGTGCTCTGAATTTGCACACAGCCAGAAATGAAATAAGCTGGTGGAATAAAAGTCCATGGACACAAAAAAAAGCCATAGTTAATAAAACAATATTGGTCCTTTATCTGTATGGTGTGGATGGCCTCCAGCCATACTGAGACCTTGTAAAAGTCGAACACTTAAAAGGCTCCCACTTCTGTTCCCCAAGGTCTGTATGGTTTGCTGCTGCCCTCTCGGTCTCTGCTCTGCTGTGAAGTGGATGTGGTGGAAATGGAGGGACACACGGCTGAAGCTACCATAGACGCTGTGCTGCTCACACTGTGAGGTGAGAAGATGGGGAATCCTCCGGGAAAGGACAGGGGGAAAGTCTGGGCCGCGGCAGCAGCGGCCGCCGCATGAACGGTTGCCGAGAGCgacaggagggaggtggagagtgggGGGACGCAGGGTGCCACGCTGCCATTAGAGGGCGCCCTGTGAGAAGAGTCAGTGTGGGCGAAGGTGGCTGTTAGTAGGGCCGAGCCGCGCTGGGGCACCTCCACAGACAGTCTGCTGGTGGCGCTGTCTGAGGAGGGCAGTCCACTCTGTTGGAGGAAGGCGGCGGGGAGGGGGTGGAAGGCTGCGGCCCAGTGGTGAGGGGGGAGCACCTGCTGGTGGTGTGCCATGGATGAGGTCATGGCAGCTGCCTCCCTCTGAGACGCGCAGGTGCTGAGGTGGGAGACCAGGCGCACGCGCAGGGGGTCAATGCTGTCTAATCCCTCCACAGAGCTCAGGTACCTGGCTACCTCCGTCAGACACTCCCTGAAGCCCACGCTCATGAAGTCCATAGCCAGGGAATGGGCATCAAAATACCctagagagacaaacagacagaggagtGACAGTGAAAATATGAATGCCAAGCAACTATAAATGCTGCTGGTCCCTCTAACGAGCTGTAATGTAGCCAGCAGCTGCTGATGGGATTGAAGACTAAATGGTGTGGGATGGATACACACTGGTCCCCTAGGCTGACCATTAGGGCTCCGGCTGTGCCTCCAGGCATAAGCTTAACAGTCTGGGATTGTGCTGGgatgattgtatgtttgttttgtctcCCCAGTGCACCCGTTTTTACACTCGCTGGAAACTCCAAACAAACCACCAACAGGGCAGCCTGTGAatgcagcctcctctcctcccacggATTTATGAAAGCAAACACAATGTAGGGTCAAGTGCTCCTTTTGTCCCAGCATCGCTTTCCCACGAGTTCAACCCTGCCATTAGCATTGATTTCCACTCCTTTAATCTTGTCAAAGGGGTCTGCTTGCAAGGATTTCACTACACAGTATGGCAGAGAGCAGTTAGAAGCAGCCAATGAACTCCTTACCTTTACCGCCAGTGGTCTGCAGCATCTTTAGGTGATCCACTGTCATCTGCAATATTTCTGCTTTCTCTAATTTGGCAGATCCCTGCAAGGAGCAACAGGATGTATGAAGCTTAAAAATCTCAGAACTTTTTACGAGAAAAAGACAGACAAAATGACCTTATCTGTTATTGTTTTGATGAAAATGAAACTTTTGTGTAAGTTCCATTTAGAAATCAGAGCGGATATAATTTAAACTCACTTGTTTTTCAAATGCAGTTGGAACAAGTCGACGTAACTCTGATAAACTATTATTGATTCGATCCCTCCGTCTCTTCTCGATGATCTGGGATAGACAATTATATTATTGCATACTTGAAAATATAACAATTCAAGgcctaataataataaaaataatgttAACATTAACGTGATAATAATGAAATACATGTTTAAATAATAAGTAATACATTAATACAGTAATGAAGAATAAGCAATACATAATAACAATGATGGTAATAAACTACTCAATAAATAATTACCCCTCTTCGTTTTTTTCTTGCCATAACttgggttgttgttgttggggagcCACATCTAATAAATGATCCATTGCTGTGCCTGTATGGGACAAACATAATCGATATGTTTTACtcaaaataatatttttattttgcGAATGAGCAATTATCCAAACCACATAGTTTACTGTGTGTAATTTATGCATAAAACACTCATGTAGCCTGCACTGATCAAGGAAGAGTCTCCTATATATTCAAAATACATTGGAGAGAATTCTCCAAAATTGCCTGGATGTGTTCACGAACCACATATCAAGGTGAGAATTTGCACTTGTCACCTGAAGGTTGACACCAGAATAAAACGTTTTCGCTTTTGCTAAACTTTTCTCAACTTAAAGTTTCATCAACGTTTCCCATGTGGCGCACACGCGGAAAATGTGACTAATCTAACCCAAATCATTTTTATGAACTTACCCAGAATAATTATTCTCACTGCCGACATCAATAGTTTCATCCATGTCGCTGTCAGAAGTACTATCATCACAAGGCCTTTTCATGGTGATGGTGAGAGTATGTCTTTACTAACGTCTCAGTGGATCGGTGCGCGGCCAGGTAGACTGATGACTGGTGCCTATACAATTCCCTCTGTACAGCTTTCCTACGAACCGTTGGAGCCTCATTCACTGATGCTGGGCAGCGTAGCCGCCTACGTCCTGCTTGGGAACACCCACAGTAGAAAAACACGCCCCGAGCCACTGAGCAATGACGAGGGAGAAGTTTGTGCCGCGGCGCTGTACCAAGTTCCCTAGATAATTGGCTCTGCCCAATTTTAGTCGGCCTACTGTTTAAAACACCCGCGGGCTGCGAAAAGCGTGAGAAACTGTTTACAGCAACGCGTACTGTGACAAAACATACACAGGACATAGCGCACGGTGTCAACCATAACAGAACATATATGTACGGCAGGGAATATTCAATTAGGCTACAGTAGCAAAACCGTTAAATGAACTTGAAAAAACGAAGCAAAAATAGTGAATGAGAGAAAAATGTAATTCGTCTAAAGAAAGATaacaataaaaacaaaatataATATTCATAAATATGTTAATGTTGGTGAAATCCTTCATAATCAGTGAGAAATGATTTCCTCTGAGAAACTACTCCCACCTCTCCCCACCTGAAACCTATTCACCATGACCATGTCATTCCCCAGTTAGAGGCCTATATGGAAAGATATAGTAATATACTTTGGAATAATGTGTTGAATAGTTTTCCAAAATAACCAGAATAAATGTATTTTCATAATTGACCACATTAGTCTATGAACATGGCTGACAAAGGGGTGGTGTGTTTGAGAGAAGTTAGATAATCATAGGAAAGATTTAAATGGTGAAACTGAACATCAGACCATCCAGCAATCCTAATCTGCCCCCAAGGAGTGAAAGGAAGGAATGTCTATCTGTCTGTAGTGTGTATGACATCATGGACTTGCATGGAGAATGTCAAGAGTCTACACCTGGTCTTGAACTGAAATTGTCTACTCAACATCAAGAACTATAAAAAGAGTCGATTGAGACATGGAAGAGCCAAGAACATCTCATGTGAGCTTTGGGGAAAGAGATTTTCACGCATCTGAATCATCTGTTCAGAGATATGCCactatggctgcgtttacacaggcagcccaattctgatctttttttccccactaattggtcttatgaccaatcacatcagatcttttcacatcagaacTTTTTCAGagttgatctgattggtcaaaagaccaattagtgagaaAAATCTATGCCTAAATCTATGTCTATGCCTAAGGCCCAAAGCAGAGATGCAACAGATAGGGAGTGCTGTTTGGAACTGAATAAAATACATTGATTGGGATGAAGATCAAATAAAACACAACATGAACAAAATGATTACATTGTAAATATAattgaggacacacacacacacacacacacacacacacacacacacacacacacacacacacacacacacacacacacacacacacacacacacacacacacacacacacacacaatgaattgGGTCCCCTGCCAGTTGGATGCTCCAGCTGTAGTTAGTTTCCTGGGTAAAACAGTGAAGACAGCGCATTGTTTGgtgcacaaccccccccccccctccccctccccgtcATGTGCCTAACCCCTGGTGGTGGGTAGCACAGACTCCCAGGCAGCCTGCCAGTGTGATGACTCGTTCCCACAACTCACCGCACTGCAGTGAAACCCAATCGTCGTGTGAGATGCAGCCAGGAACACAGGCTGGGCTGGTGTGACAGGGAGGTTACCGCTTGCCaagcttccccccccccccacactgccGACACCGCCGCTCTTAACCCTATTCTTCACATTGTTTGTGTTTGTTGTTTGTCCAATTGAACACACATGATCTAAAAGCTTATAAATGCACCACTTCCATAATGGACCTGGGCAACTTTTGACCTTTCACACGTTCATTTATTTTTCACAACTTTGTTTCAACAAAGAGGTGGTCTCTTTGGTGGGATCTTTAGGGAACAGGTTGTTTTTATTTCTGTTTGTGAAATACATTAATAAATAACTTCAACTTAAGTCAAACCACACTACTAGAGGGAAAGTACTGTATCTTAGTAAAATAGCACTCAAAattattaaaaacatttttcTCCCTTATTTCTTCGTATTTTGTCTCCTTCAATCGCCATCAGTGATTCAAATGCTATAGTGGATTTGCACTGTGACCATGGTGTCCACACTCtttacctcttctctcttcctcctgggTCTGAGAGGCTGGTCTCTACTCCCCCAGCTCACTCATCCACACCCACCTTCCGCTGAAGATAGGCCAATTGACCTGTCAGCACCCTCTCATAGCCCAGTGCCCTGCacaagctctctcaggtgtgaccCAGGGAATAGAGGAGTAATTAAAACATGTGCTGTAGTCCCTACTGGGACTTTCTCTACCAATCCCTCCCATGATGAGAGTTATCCGTACAAGGGATTTCAAACCAGTGTGTTACTGGAAATGTATTCCTTTAACATGTTTAATGACTAGTTGTAATCAAACCCACCACATTTATCTAAGGAAATCTATAACAATAGGTCACAAAGACCCTTGCAGATGATTTCAAAGGCAGTTTCGATATTATACTTTGCAACACAGGTGGCAAAGTATTAGACAATTCATTTCACGTGTCCTCCACATCCTCCAAAACAGGGTAAATTGTTGAACATTTACTTTGCCAAAAGGGGGATAAAACTTCCATCTCCCCTACCTTAATCTGTTTGTTTTCACGTTCCATCCTTGGGAGATAGAAAACAAGAGCCACTGATTAAAACCCAGGACATGACTTAAAAACATTAGTTGAAATATGTCTGCCATCGTCGAGTCTCCTTGACGGTGTCTTGAAACAGTATGTCTGgtaatgtactgtgtgtgtgcatgtgagtgcgcgtttgtgagagggagggactatgtgtttgtgtgtgaaagagagagagagtgtgtgtgtgtgtgtgtgtgtgtgtgtgtgtgtgtgtgtgtgtgtgtgtgtgtgtgtgtgtgtgtgtgtgtgtgtgtggagactgtgtgtacatgtgtgtgtcagtgtgtgagagagagtgtgtgcatagtgtgtgtgtgtgtgtgtgtgtgtgtgtttttttgtcctCCATTCCCATGCAGGAAGTAGAATTCGCGTCGTCCCAAACATACTTGCTCCATCCTCCACCCTGCCCCATGCTCCAGCCCCTGCCCTGTGCCATGCGATGGGGCCCCGGTCCCGGCCCGGTGTGCTATGGTATCAGTGGTTCCCAAGGCTGCCCAGCCTGGGAAAGGCTGTGTGGAGTCGTTCCAAAATCAGCATTACATGCATTATTGTTCTTACCCTCCCAGAGTCCCCAGCACACAATGAAAACAACAGCCACAATATCAAGCCCTCCTCCTAACACAAGGCTGCCTCTTAGTCACCTGCGAACTGCCTTCTTCAAACAAAGTTAACTGCTTCATGGTAACAGACGCCGTTACCGGGGCCTCCACTTCCTGCGCTCTCTTTTCTTGGGCTTAGACAAGGACGGCCCCTCTCGCCACTCCCAATATGAGTGAAAAACAAGTGGATTTCTTACAGAATGTGCAATAGGCTACAGACCTTGGATCTACTGAGTAAATCCATTACGTATTAAGGGAACTGACTTGCCTGTATCATTACTTTActattatatatttttgtatttaaactttatttaactaggcaagtcagttaa
This region includes:
- the LOC135557554 gene encoding hairy/enhancer-of-split related with YRPW motif protein 2-like isoform X2, with the protein product MKRPCDDSTSDSDMDETIDVGSENNYSGHSNGSFIRCGSPTTTTQVMARKKRRGIIEKRRRDRINNSLSELRRLVPTAFEKQGSAKLEKAEILQMTVDHLKMLQTTGGKGYFDAHSLAMDFMSVGFRECLTEVARYLSSVEGLDSIDPLRVRLVSHLSTCASQREAAAMTSSMAHHQQVLPPHHWAAAFHPLPAAFLQQSGLPSSDSATSRLSVEVPQRGSALLTATFAHTDSSHRAPSNGSVAPCVPPLSTSLLSLSATVHAAAAAAAAQTFPLSFPGGFPIFSPHSVSSTASMVASAVCPSISTTSTSQQSRDREGSSKPYRPWGTEVGAF
- the pex7 gene encoding peroxisomal biogenesis factor 7 — translated: MKTFKFPARHGYAVEISPFIPTRLACATSQYYGIAGCGTLLVLEQTETGICLVKSFDWNDGLFDVTWSESNEHILLTGGGDGSLQVWDTANPQPGPLQVLKEHTQEVYSVDWSQTREENLVVSGSWDRTAKVWDLSRGGQSLCTLQGHEGVIYSTLWSPHIPGCFASASGDGTLRVWDVKTGRCRLAIPAHKAEILSCDWCKYDQNVIVTGAVDCSLCVWDLRNVRQPLSRLRGHSYAIRRVKFSPFNQTVLASCSYDFTVRLWDYSRTEQPLLETLEHHSEFVCGLDFNLQIPNQVVDCSWDETVKIYTPLCLAAPPPSAR
- the LOC135557554 gene encoding hairy/enhancer-of-split related with YRPW motif protein 2-like isoform X1, whose protein sequence is MADIFQLMFLSHVLGFNQWLLFSISQGWNVKTNRLRHSNGSFIRCGSPTTTTQVMARKKRRGIIEKRRRDRINNSLSELRRLVPTAFEKQGSAKLEKAEILQMTVDHLKMLQTTGGKGYFDAHSLAMDFMSVGFRECLTEVARYLSSVEGLDSIDPLRVRLVSHLSTCASQREAAAMTSSMAHHQQVLPPHHWAAAFHPLPAAFLQQSGLPSSDSATSRLSVEVPQRGSALLTATFAHTDSSHRAPSNGSVAPCVPPLSTSLLSLSATVHAAAAAAAAQTFPLSFPGGFPIFSPHSVSSTASMVASAVCPSISTTSTSQQSRDREGSSKPYRPWGTEVGAF